One Amphiprion ocellaris isolate individual 3 ecotype Okinawa chromosome 5, ASM2253959v1, whole genome shotgun sequence genomic region harbors:
- the mrto4 gene encoding mRNA turnover protein 4 homolog, producing MPKSRRDKKISLTKTAKKGLETKQKLIEELRKCVDIYRNLFIFSVANMRNNKLKDIRTAWKHSRFFFGKNKVMVVALGRRDTDEYKDNLHKVSKYLRGEVGVLFTNKTKDEVQEYFSHFKEMDFARAGNQAQMDITLDEGPLEQFPHSMEPQLRQLGLPTALKKGVVTLLKDHEVCKEGDVLTPEQARILKLFAIEMAEFKVQIKCMWNSETGEFENFAGEGEPMQDNEDDDEEDDDEAE from the exons ATGCCGAAGTCAAGGAGGGACAAGAAAA TTTCGTTAACGAAAACCGCCAAGAAGGGACTGGAGACAAAACAGAAGCTAATCGAGGAG TTACGGAAATGTGTGGACATCTACAGAAACCTCTTCATATTCTCTGTGGCCAACATGAGGAATAACAAGCTGAAAGACATCAGGACAGCATGGAAACACAGCAG ATTCTTCTTCGGCAAAAACAAAGTCATGGTTGTTGCTCTGGGGAGACGAGATACAGACGAATACAAAGATAATTTGCACAAG GTCAGCAAGTATCTGCGTGGAGAAGTGGGTGTACTattcacaaacaaaaccaaGGATGAAGTACAGGA gtatttcagtcatttcaaagAGATGGACTTTGCTCGTGCAGGCAACCAGGCACAGATGGACATAACTCTGGATGAGGGACCTCTTGAACAGTTTCCTCACTCAATGGAACCCCAGTTGAGACAATTAGGACTTCCCACTGCTCTCAAAAAAG GAGTGGTAACGCTGCTGAAAGACCATGAAGTCTGTAAAGAGGGAGACGTGTTAACTCCTGAGCAGGCTCGTATTCTG AAACTCTTTGCTATTGAAATGGCAGAATTCAAGGTGCAGATCAAATGTATGTGGAACTCTGAAACAGGGGAGTTTGAGAACTTTGCTGGAGAAGGAGAGCCTATGCAGGATAatgaagatgacgatgaagaaGATGACGATGAAGCAGAATGA